The genomic stretch TTGTCGATTGGaccataacaaaataaaacagcacatATTCACGTATAAGAGACACTTTGattaaaacatgattattgATTATCTTATGATCAATAATCACTGATAGTTTGATCTCCACATCATAACCTGTACCTGGACTCGTCCTTCAgccatgctgctgctgagcctCCAGGCCCCGCCCCTTTGGTGACAGcaggtagccccgcccctttgGAGACAGcaggtagccccgccccttcgGTGGGAGcaggtagccccgccccttcgGTGGGAGcaggtagccccgccccttcgCCCCTTTGGTGGGAGcaggtagccccgcccctttgGTGGGAGCAGGTAGCCCTTTTGATGGGAGcaggtagccccgccccttgGGAGGCAGcaggtagccccgccccttttCCCGTCAGGCGTCAGGTGAGTCTTCCGGGTGTCTCGCGACCTCTTCCTGGAGGACACTCTTGTGATTGTGACGTCATGTGTCGCAGCAGCGTTCATCctcagctagcagctagcagctagcagcctGATGCTACATGTCAACATCCGGTCAGACTGTGACACGTCGTCACCACGTGACCTGTGACCTCTCTGTGACCTCTCTGTGACCTCTCTGATGTTCACTGAACACGGACATGAACTCAAACTCCCATAAAACCACCACCTGCTCACGCGCAGACACGTCACCTCTGTGCTCACGAGCTCACCAACGGCAAGAGAGAAACCCGAAAACCACTTCCGGATCCGGTCCACCGGGAAACACCgagattatatatataataatatatattatatatataatatataatacataatatatatataatatatattatatattatatattatatattatatataatatatattatatattatatattatatattatatataatatataatatataatatataatatatatatattatgtattatgtattatatattatatatataatatatataataatatataatacataatatatattatgtattatatatgataCATAATACGTAATACGtaacatataatatatgatacataatatatataatacgtaatatataatatattatatataatatataatatataatatataatatataataatacataatatataatacataatatataatatataatattataatatattatatattatatatataatatataatacataatatatattatatatatatatatataatatataatatataatatatatatatataatatatatatatgatatatgatacaTAATACGTAATAcgtaacatataatatataatatataatatatataatataatatatatatatatatataatatataatatataatatataatatatatacatataatacataatatataatatataatatataataatatataatatataatatataatatataatatataatacataatatataatatataatatataatacataatatataataaaacacgtttattataatataacacgtttattataataaaacactCATCATCATGTGTCACATAACAGACTGTATATAGTGTAAACATGGTGCTAACGACTCGTCCGGGGGGTTCTCTATCTTGTCTTGATACATCTTTGAGGAGGGTTACATTCTATCTCTTCCGAAAGaaacattcatttgcatttatatCAGAAACATAACAGTTAAGATTAAAACATCACATATTGCATATTAATGTGACATTTACAAATAATAAACGAGTAATCTGCCTCCAATACTGCGCATTACCTTTACTAAAGGTAGGAACTAACAGTTACAGGTAGGAACTAACAGTTACAGGTAGGAACTAACAGTTACAGGTAGGAACTAACAGTTACAGGTAGGAACTAACAGTTACAGGTAGGAACTAACAGTTACAGGTAGGAACTAATAGTTACAGGTAGGAACTAACAGTTACAGGTAGGAACTAATAGTTGGGGAATCAACGAAGCGCCGGAGGTCCTGGTGGACAACTTCCGGTCGTGTGTCGGGTCAAAATGGTGTCTGTGAGAATGTTACAAAGACTACGAACTGTCCTATCACAGCATGGACTCACAGGTAAGACtcagcggtgtgtgtgtgtgtgtgtgtgtgtgtgtgtgtgtgtgtgtgtgtgtgtgtgtgtgtgtgactgtgtgtgtgtgtgtgtgtgtgtgtgtgtgtgtgtgtgtgtgtgtgtgtgtgtgtgtgtgtgtgtgtgtgtgtgtgtgtgtgtgtgtgtgtgtgtgtgtgtgtgtgtgtgtgtgtgtgtgtgtgtgtgtgtgtgtgtgtgagtgagtgtgtcttCGTCTTCTCTTTGATTTAATAAACCTCTCATGCAGAGtgtgatgctaatgctaacgttagcatccaTCTGCTCTTCAGGTTTCAGAAGCTTCTCAGCAGCTTCACATgtccagcagagagaggaggcggTGGGTCATGTTCACTCATGTAAACAttcatataacatatataaataatcataaGATAAACCTTATGAATGACTTGGACATGagtgttttacttttttggcCATTTAATATattcacaatgtgttttattatatataatatatataatattttccaTATCAGAAACATAGaaactgttattgttattattattgttattattattgttattattattgttattatcattattgttattatcattattgttattatcattgttattgttattatcattattgttatcattgttattattattgttattatcattattgttatcattatcattattgttattattgttattattattgttattgttattattgttattattattgttatcattattgttatcattattgttattattattattgttattattattattattattattattgttattattattgttattatcattattgttattattattattgttattatcattattgttattattattattgttattatcattattattgttgttatcatCATGAAACCCTTCAGAACAGCACTCACACATGTGATGTAACAGTTGTGATCAGTTACAATCGTTCATTATCACCAGGTTGATCCAAAAGAAGGATAATATTGATGATGGTGGTAATCACTCTGTTAacctgttattattattattattattattattattaatataatgtatttattttcccttcTTGTTGAAGCTCGTTAAGATGGAAAACCCGTTCAAAGAGCCAGAGAAAGGCTGCCTCCTCTGCAGCGTCACCGTGGACTTCAAGAACACTCAGGTGAGAGAATCACTTTATTTATGGAGTTCAGATTAATGTGACAGTTTCATGTCGATCCACCTGAGAATAAACACCTGATGATAACCAAAAGACTCGTTCAGGtgacatttaagtgttttggtttcatgaataataaaagataaagataaaagcaTGACTCCACTCTAAACATAAACAGGGTCTTGTAGTTTTCTTTCCTGCCTCTCTACTCATAAACCTTTGATACGCGTCTGTCACTGATCAGAGATCAATAATTATCATATATCTGCCGGCTCGTCTCCAGTCACACAAAGCATGAATAACCTGACTGAGGTTGTTTCCTCCTCAGCTGCTGTCTCAGTTCATCTCTCCTCACACCGGCAGAATCTACGGTCGACACATCACAGGTGAGCCGCTCCACGTCGAACCGGATCAGAACCGGTCTGCAGGTCAAACCGGATCAGAACCGGTCTGCAGGTCAAACCGGATCAGAACCGGATCAGAACCGGTCTGCAGGTCCACTCACCACGTCTGCTTCTGTTTTACAGGATTATGTGGAAGGAAACAAAAGGAAGTCTCCAAGGCCATAAAGAAAGCTCACTCAATGGGTACGTtgtctttaaagaaatatagcatttcattaaaatatcagatggtgtgtatatatatatatgatatatatatatatataatatatcatatatatatatatatttattaaatagtGGAGCCACTCAGCGTTATAAACGTTTTCCGTTGGTCCCTCCAGGTTTCATGTCGGTGACCCACAAACATCCTCAGTTCATGAGGGACCCAAACATCTGTGGAATCAAACATCTGGATTAGTGGATCACTGTTAttcttgttattgttattaataaagCTGTCAGAACTGTTAGATGGTCACAGTTCTTTCTATCATCAGTTAATGcaaatttgcaaatttccccgctgcaggactaataaaggattatcttatcttatcttatcttattagttccttcatgttttctgttaatCGATTCATCGTTGGatctaaaacacatttacatcacaATCCTCCAGAGGGACATTTCcagaaaaaactgtcaaaagtaTCTAATAAGCTTAAATGTAAggtgaagaaaacatttgagaagtttCTGATCGATAACCTGCAGAAGTGAAGACACTTAGCTTATGTTAGCAttaagcatgctaacaggctaactaAGAGCATGagcattagcatgttagcatggtgAGCAGACCCTTAACGcgttccttcaaaataaaactgctttctatgaattaaataaacaagtgaaacagtttttaacaaaaacatctttatcaTCTTTAAACAAACATAGGAAGTAAAATGAGCTCCACGTGAACGAGAGCAGAGCGGATTAAAACGAGAGTTCGAGTTccatcaaaacaaagaaaacttaAATAGGTGTGGTTTTATTCTGAAGGCTGGCTCTTCCTGCGTTTCCTGTCCCCCCCCTCCGGCGTGTCCTTCGGTCTCTTCCGACAGTCCGTCCTGTCCGGAGCGGTCGTCATGGAGACGGAGTCCACTTCCTGATGGGAGCGGCGGCAGACGTCGGGGACAGGAAACGCCTCCAGAGTCAAAGTGTGAGTGAAGAACAGGGCTCTGAAGGCCTGATGCAGGACCTGGTCCCTCTGGTCCTCCAGaccacctgcagacacacagagacaggagTCCTGAGTCCTGAGTCCTGAACCAAGACTAGAATTACTAATATTTAGTTAAATCAAACCTTTTCCTTCTTcactcttcatcttcttcttctcactgAGTTTCCTCCTGAGAGCTGAAACATCAGCCTGAAGAGTTTCCACCAGACGTTCACTCTCCTCCAACGTCCTGCTCGCCTTCTGTCAACAGgaagttaaaacacaaacaggaagttaaaacacaaacaggaagttaaaacacaaagaacGAGGGACGCAACAGgaagttaaaacacaaacaggaagttaaaacagacaacaggaagttaaaacacaaacaggaagttaaaacAGACAACCAGgaaggtaaaacacacaaacaggaagttaaaacAGACAACCAGGAAGGTAAAACAGACAACCAGgaaggtaaaacacacaaacaggaagttaaaacAGACTGACCTGCAGCTCGGCCTGCAGAGAGTCGTTCATGGCGTTCACGTCGTTCACTTCCCTCAGCAGCCCGTTGGAGGAGAAGAACTTTGAGCTggagacacagaagaagaaataaatctaaatgatgTGATGATGCGTTCAAAGATGGAATATTCATTTTTAGCAGCTTTAGAAACTGGAgttcttaaaaatctacatctGAGTAAATATGTTGGAGTCAAATCAGAAAGTTTACATGAtcttcaacctttgtttctttattatacatttaatacttgactttctttacagggcttttataaagacaataaaggcgtccatgaatatgagatatgagtttacatattattataatccctcctcttcactgtggaggttggtttatgatGTTTTAAAGGTTGCACCTTCAGTTGATGTTCATATCTTTGAGTGACACTCGTTGTCTTTTGATTCtacacagttcattttgtttgtttgtcctctGGTGTTTAGGAGAATAACGCTGTGAGCTCACATAACGTCTGTGGAAACTCACACTACGACGCCATGCGagtataaataaagctttattcattatgatccactctgctgctgagtCCAGTGAGACCTCTAGTGGTGACGTTCAGAACTGCAGTCTGATGTTTGACTGAATATCAAATATGTCTCTTATAAAGCTTGAAACTGGTTAAAATACAAGAaacactttaactttaactcttCTTTATAGCGTCCGCGTTGTTTCTATCCGAGGAGcccctgaacgcaccacgaaCAGGGTCCTACCTGTGTTTGTTCATGGCGAGGTGATAACCCGCCGCGGAGCACGGCGTCAGCGCCTTCCAGTACGCCAGCTGCTCCAGTAAACCCAGGTTGTTGACCAGAACAGGAACGTTCACGAACTGTCTTCAAGAAACACAACAAGAGCTTTATCATCATCACAGACAGAGACGGCAAGCTTTATTAAAGTACACACTCATCTGAAGTACACCAGGTAGCAACACGTCATAGGTCTGTTACAGAGTGTAATGAGGAAAAGACGAACCTTTAAGTAAAGGAAACAGGCTTCTCATGATGAATGTTTCTTCATATTTTAgctttctttattgttttctctATGACATCGTTTAGTGTCTGAGTCGTCTTGTTTTGTTCCACCATCAGTCTGAATCTAAAGATATTCTGTTAAATGATAGAAAAGGTGTTTTGTGTACCTGCTTCTCGAGGTGAAGGCGGCGTACTCCATCTTGTGGGTGGAGCCTGTGGGAGTCGACCTGCTGGGCGTCAGCAGCACAAAGATCATGTGAGGGTTGGACAGAGACGTCTTCAGCTTCTCGTGGACGACCTTTTCTCTGAAGGTCATCTGCTGATCCGAGTTCCTGCGCTGTCGGTACCAGCCAATCACGTCGTCCTAAAGGAGATCAACACAAAGAACAGACGGCACCAAAATCAGATCAATATCAGATCAATATGTACAGCTTAAAGAAAATATGagataaaaattaaataaatatgaaataaatatgtacaatttaaagaaagaatGAGATAAATATGAGGAACAAATTTGATAAATATGAGGAAAATATGATGAATATGAGATGAATATGAACGACAAGAGGAAAATATTATAGATAACGTGagatacagtggggcaaaaaagtatttagtcagccaccaattgtgcaagttctcccacttaaaaagatgagaggcctGTAACTTCCATCATAGGTTCACTCCAACTGTGAGAGacagaatccaggaaatcacattgtaggatttttaatgaattaattggtaaattcctcggtaaaataagtatttggtcacctacaaacaagcaagatttctggctctcacagacctgtaacttcttctttaagaggctcctctgtcctccactcgttacctgtattaatggcacctgtttgaacttgttatcagtgtaaaagacacctgtccacaacctcaaacagtcacactccaaactccactatggccaagaccaaagagctgtcaaaggacaccagaaacagaactgtagacctgcaccaggccgGGAAGACTGagtctgcaataggtaagcagcttggtgtgaagaaatcaactgtgggagcaattattagaaactggaagacatacaagaccactgataatctccctcgatctggggctccacgcaagatctcaccccgtggggccaaaatgatcacaagaacggtgaacaaaactCCCAGAAgcacacgggggacctagtgaatgacctgcagagagctgggaccaaagtaacaaaggctaccatcagtaacacactacgccgccagggactcagatcctgcagtgccagacgtgtccccctgcttaagccagtacatgtccaggcccgtctgaaggtTGCTAGAGAGCAtgtggatgatccagaagaggattgggagaatgtcagatggtcagatgaaaccaaaatagaaccttttggtaaaaactcaactcgtggtgtttggaggagaaagaatgccgagttgcatccaaagaacaccatacctactgtgaagcatgggggtggaaacatcatgctttggggctgattttctgcaaggggaccaggacgactgatccgtgtaaaggaaagaatgaatggggccatgtatcgtgagactttgagtgaaaacctccttccatcagcaagggcattgaagatgaaacgtggctgggtctttcagcatgacaaagatcccaaacacaccgcccgggcaaccaaggagtggcttcgtaagaagcatctcaaggtcctggagtggcctagccagtctccagatctcaaccccatagaaaatctgtggagggagttgaaagtccgtgttgcccagcgacagccccaaaacatcactgctctagaggaggtctgcatggaggaatgggccaaaacaccagcaacagtgtgtgaaaagcttgtgaagacttacaggaaacgtttgacctctgtcattgccaacaaagggtatataacaaagtattgagatgaacttttgttattgaccaaatacttattttccaccataatttgcaaatatattctttaaaaatcagacaatgtgattttcaggaattttttttctcattctgtctctcacagttgaagtgtacctatgatgatacaggcctctctcatctttttaagtgggagaacttgcacaattggtggctgactaaatacttttttgccccactgtatatatgcaTTCAATCAGGAAATTGATAAATATGCATGTGAGTAAAATACgagataaataaagatattccAGCGTATTagtttctgtctttctgctgATTTCAGTATTCTGATAAACTACAACAAACCGctcactgaaataaaaaaatgaaggaaattATTTCCAACACTCAGTTATTTAACTAATTGAACTGAATATTAAAGGaaccaataaaataattttttttcaatgaactCAAACCCGTCTCAGTGTTTATGACGTGTTTATGACACGTTGATATCGCCATGAcgattaaaaaactaaacattgtGCAGCTCTTCTGCTGagacagaacatttaaaagacaACTAAAgtctgtttattatatttacctgtttattatatttacctgtttattatatttacatgtttattatatttacctgtttattatatttacctgtttattatatttattatatttacctgtttattaaatttattatatttacatgtttattatatttacctgtttattatattttcatgtttattatatttacctgtttattatatttacatgtttattatatttacatgttttttatatttacctgtttattatatttacctgtttattatatttattatatttacatgtttattatatttattatatttacctgtttattatatttattatatttacatgtttattatatttacctgtttattatatttattatatttacatgtttattatatttacctgtttattatatttattatatttacatgtttattatatttacctgtttattatatttattatatttacctGTTTATTGTCGGCCAGGATTTTCTTCACAGCGTCAACGTTCACGTCTCCAACGCTGTTGTAGAAGCTTCAAACACAGAGGTCAGGAtatcacacaaacatacatacatacataaatacatacatacataaatatatatatgtatgtattaaatCTGCTTGAActtatttcattatatattaAACGTGATTTAAATCTCCAGCACTCACTCGTTCAGTTTGAGGCAGCTGATGTGTTTCTGGATATCTGATgaagaaataaagatgtttaATAATCAGTCAGTGAGGACGTCAACAAACCCATATACAAACTCactgtatattaaatatatatatatatatatatgtatatatatatatatatatatatatataaatatatgtgatCAGGTTAACTCactgtataatatatttatattatgtatatatatatatacatccaGGTTTAACCcactttatattatatatatatggataatatatttatatattatatgtatatacatcCAGGTTTGACTCACGGTAGATTTCCTCGATGTGGATGTGATCGGCCTGAGAGTCGCTGATGGTGATCTGCTCCTCAAACTTACTCTCTCCGAGGATCAGACCTTCCTGAAGTGACGACACAAACAAACCGTGAGATAAATGATCAATAAAGATATTAATGATGTGTTGGAGATATTTGACGACACACTGAACTCTGTGTGGCATTTAACAAGTAAATAAAGGTGCTTTacataaaacaggaaaataagaaatacaacagaagtattaacatataaatagtgtttaaaaataataaaaaaataagttaaatctgcacaaagataaaaaaatatctgaaactattttgataatcgatgAATTGTTTCAGTCAATCTTCAAACACAAATAGTGAATAAATATTCTCTGATTCAGCTTCTCATTGTGACTTAACTATCAGCAGGCTAATCAATAATTAAGATGAACATGATCAATGCAGCccaaataataaagaaaataaagatgacATTTATTAACCATCGTTCCCAGTAGAGCCACCATGACTGTGGTGGCTCTACTGGGCTCCAGCTCTCTAGGTTGATATCTGACTCAAGTAAGAGCCGATAGTTGAATGTTTACgttgaatgtttatgtttatgttgaatgtttatgttgaatgtttatgttgaatgtttatgttgaatgtttatgtttacgttgaatgtttatgtttatgttgaatgtttatgttgaatgtttatgttgaatgtttatgttgaatgtttatgtttacgttgaatgtttatgttgaatgtttatgtttacgttgaatgtttacgttgaatgtttatgtttatgttgaatgtttatgttgaatgtttatgttgaatgtttatgttgaatgtttatgtttacgTTGAATGTTTACGATTACGTTGAATGTTTACGATTACGTTGAATGTTTACgtttatgttgaatgtttacattgaatgtttacgttgaatgtttatgtttacgTTGAATGTTTGTTTACGTTGAATGTTTACGTTGAATGTTTACGATTACGTTGAATGTTTACgtttatgttgaatgtttacATTGAATGGTTACATTGAATGTTTACATTGAATGTTTACGTTTACgttgaatgtttatgtttacgttgaatgtttatgttgaatgtttatgtttacgTTGAATGTTTACGATTACGTTGAATGTTTACGTTTAAGTTGAATGTTTACATTGAATGTTTACGTTGAATGTTTACGTTGAATGTTTACGATTACGTCGAATGTTTACgtttatgttgaatgtttacattgaatgtttacattgaatgtttacattgaatgtttacgttgaatgtttatgtttacgTTGAATGTTTAGGTTTACGTTGAATGTTTAGGTTTACGTTGAATGTTTACGTTGAATGTTTACATTGAATGTTTACgttgaatgtttatgtttacgttgaatgtttacgttgaatgtttacgttgaatgtttacgttgaatatttatgtttatgtcgAATGTTTACGTTTACGTTGAATGTTTACGTTGAATGTTTACgttgaatgtttacatttacgttgaatgtttacgttgaatgtttacgttgaatgtttacgttgaatgtttatgttcaatgtttacgttgaatgtttacgttgaatgtttacgttgaatatttatgtttatgttgaatgtttacgttgaatgtttacgttgaatgtttatgtttatgttgaatgtttacGTTTAATGTTTACGTTGAATGTTTACGTTTACGTTGAATGTTTACggtgaatgtttatgtttacgTTGAACGTTTACgttgaatgtttacatttacggttggtgtggttggtgtggtcggtcggtgtggttggtgtggtcggTGTGGTCGGTTGGTGTTAGTTGGGTTAGTGACTCTTAgggttaggtgtgtgtgtggtcactcTTAgggttaggtgtgtgtgtgtgtggtcactcTTAgggttaggtgtgtgtgtgtggtcactcTTAGgattaggtgtgtgtgtgtgtggtcactcTTAgggttaggtgtgtgtgtgtggtcactcTTAGgattaggtgtgtgtgtgtgtgtggtcactcTTAgggttaggtgtgtgtgtgtggtcactcTTAgggttaggtgtgtgtgtgtggtcactcTTAgggttaggtgtgtgtgtgtgtggtcactcTCAgggttaggtgtgtgtgtgtgtgtgtcactct from Anoplopoma fimbria isolate UVic2021 breed Golden Eagle Sablefish chromosome 14, Afim_UVic_2022, whole genome shotgun sequence encodes the following:
- the mrps18c gene encoding 28S ribosomal protein S18c, mitochondrial isoform X1, which produces MVSVRMLQRLRTVLSQHGLTGFRSFSAASHVQQREEALVKMENPFKEPEKGCLLCSVTVDFKNTQLLSQFISPHTGRIYGRHITGLCGRKQKEVSKAIKKAHSMGFMSVTHKHPQFMRDPNICGIKHLD
- the mrps18c gene encoding 28S ribosomal protein S18c, mitochondrial isoform X2 — translated: MDSQVSEASQQLHMSSRERRRWVMFTHLVKMENPFKEPEKGCLLCSVTVDFKNTQLLSQFISPHTGRIYGRHITGLCGRKQKEVSKAIKKAHSMGFMSVTHKHPQFMRDPNICGIKHLD
- the abraxas1 gene encoding BRCA1-A complex subunit Abraxas 1, with translation MTLVSCVGSAQVVCGLSRLSDAADATPPEVNMAEPTVRVSGIVLASLMFQHVNRDADVEGLILGESKFEEQITISDSQADHIHIEEIYHIQKHISCLKLNDFYNSVGDVNVDAVKKILADNKQDDVIGWYRQRRNSDQQMTFREKVVHEKLKTSLSNPHMIFVLLTPSRSTPTGSTHKMEYAAFTSRSRQFVNVPVLVNNLGLLEQLAYWKALTPCSAAGYHLAMNKHSSKFFSSNGLLREVNDVNAMNDSLQAELQKASRTLEESERLVETLQADVSALRRKLSEKKKMKSEEGKGGLEDQRDQVLHQAFRALFFTHTLTLEAFPVPDVCRRSHQEVDSVSMTTAPDRTDCRKRPKDTPEGGDRKRRKSQPSE